One part of the Equus asinus isolate D_3611 breed Donkey chromosome 6, EquAss-T2T_v2, whole genome shotgun sequence genome encodes these proteins:
- the LOC106848331 gene encoding regenerating islet-derived protein 3-gamma-like translates to MMLSTNALPSMSWMLLSCLMLLSQVQGEDSQKNLPSPRLSCPKGSNAYGSHCYALFMTPKSWMDADIACQKRPSGHLVSILSGAEASFVGSLVKNTVNTYSYIWIGLHDPTQGYEPYADGWEWSSTDVLNYFSWERDPATVSNPGYCASLSQSTGYLKWKDYNCDVKLPYICKFDA, encoded by the exons ATGATGCTGTCCACCAACGCCCTCCCCAGCATGTCCTGGATGCTGCTCTCCTGCCTGATGCTCCTATCTCAGGTCCAAG GTGAAGACTCCCAGAAGAACCTTCCCTCTCCACGACTCAGCTGTCCCAAAGGCTCCAATGCCTATGGCTCCCACTGCTATGCCTTGTTTATGACACCAAAATCCTGGATGGATGCGGAT ATTGCCTGCCAGAAGCGGCCCTCAGGACACCTTGTGTCTATCCTCAGTGGGGCTGAGGCATCTTTTGTGGGCTCCCTGGTTAAGAATACTGTGAATACCTACTCATATATCTGGATTGGGCTCCATGACCCCACACAG GGCTATGAACCCTATGCAGATGGATGGGAATGGAGTAGCACTGATGTTCTGAATTACTTTTCTTGGGAGAGAGATCCTGCCACTGTCTCAAACCCTGGCTACTGTGCAAGTCTGTCACAAAGCACAG GATATCTGAAATGGAAAGATTATAACTGTGATGTGAAGTTACCCTACATCTGTAAGTTCGATGCCTAG